A window of Notolabrus celidotus isolate fNotCel1 chromosome 11, fNotCel1.pri, whole genome shotgun sequence contains these coding sequences:
- the fmnl3 gene encoding formin-like protein 3 isoform X4, producing the protein MGNIESVDGQSEMKHHIMPLKVPMPDPTELEEKFAIVLNSMNLPPDKARLLRQYDNEKKWDLICDQERFQVKNPPHTYIQKLRGYLDPGVTRKKFRRRVQESTKVLRELEISLRTNHIGWVREFLNDENRGLDVLVEYLSFAQCAVIYGTVSNSKTIKNSRLVSQKDDVHVCIMCLRAIMNYQYGFNMVMSHAHAVNEIALSLNNKNSRTKALVLELLAAVCLVRGGHEIILSAFDNFKEVCKEKHRFERLMEYFRCEEGNIDYMVACMQFINIVVHSVEDMNFRVHLQYEFTKLGLDDYLEKCKHTESDKLSVQIQAYLDNVFDVGGLLEDAETKNAALEKVEELEEHLSHVTEKLLEVENETMMKVADLEKIVIQKDKDLHVIRETYESTNTQVNTLRRMIKEKDAASQRHFNIERRLLELEQQGTIRLHKKPDGDITIEPLGVGGSGGVGSGLGIPLGNIGQLSLGSTIGLTEPGGADTSLPPASEAPPPPPPPPPPPPPLPSTSGPCAPIPPPPPLAPPLPDACPSPSVILSLGLSAIRIKKPIKTKFRLPVFNWTALKPNQIKGTVFNEIDDERVLEELDLERFEEMFKTRAQGPIVDITCTKSKVAQKAVNKVTLLDANRSKNLAITLRKANKTTEEICKAIEKFDLKALPVDFVECLMRFLPTESEVKVMRQYERERRPLDQLAEEDRFMLLFSKIERLTQRMNIITFVGNFSDNINMLTPQLNGIIAASGSVKSSPKLKKMLEIILALGNYMNSSKRGCVYGFKLQSLDLLLDTKSTDRKMTLLHYIALIVKEKYPELANFHNELHFVDKAAAVSLENVLLDVRELGKGMDLIRRECSLHDHSVLKGFVQASDTPLEKLQKDAKTAEEAFNNVVNYFGESAKTTPPSVFFPVFVRFIKAYKDAVEGNEQRKKQEQAMREKLLAQEAKQHDPKVQAQKKRHQQQELIAELRKRQAKDHRPVYEGKDGTIEDIITVLKSVPFTARTAKRGSRFFCEANLCDDANC; encoded by the exons aaTTCTATGAACCTGCCGCCAgacaaagcccgcctcctcaGACAGTATGACAATGAAAAGAAGTGGGACCTGATCTGCGACCAG GagagatttcaggtaaagaatcCACCTCACACCTACATCCAGAAGCTACGAGGATACCTAGACCCTGGAGTCACACGAAAG AAGTTTCGCAGGCGGGTGCAGGAATCTACAAAAGTCTTAAGGGAGCTGGAGATCTCGCTGAGAACAAACCACATCGG GTGGGTCAGGGAGTTCCTCAATGATGAAAACAGAGGTCTTGACGTCCTGGTGGAGTACCTCTCCTTTGCCCAGTGTGCTGTCAT CTATGGCACTGTTTCCAACAGCAAAACCATCAAGAACTCTCGCCTCGTGAGCCAAAAAGatgatgtgcatgtgtgcatcatGTGCTTGAGAGCTATCATGAACTACCAG TACGGCTTCAATATGGTCATGTCTCACGCGCACGCAGTCAATGAAATTGCTCTCAGCTTGAACAATAAGAACTCACG GACAAAAGCGTTGGTCCTGGAGCTGCTGGCCGCCGTCTGTCTCGTCCGAGGAGGTCACGAGATCATCCTCTCAGCATTTGACAACTTTAAAGAG GTTTGTAAGGAGAAGCATCGCTTTGAGAGACTAATGGAGTACTTCCGCTGTGAGGAGGGAAACATTGACTACATG GTCGCTTGCATGCAGTTCATCAACATTGTGGTCCACTCGGTGGAGGACATGAACTTCAGAGTCCATCTGCAGTATGAATTCACCAAGCTGGGACTGGATGATTACCTAGAG AAATGCAAACACACGGAGAGTGACAAGCTTTCGGTGCAGATCCAGGCCTACCTGGATAACGTGTTTGACGTGGGTGGCCTGCTGGAGGATGCAGAGACGAAGAATGCAGCTCTGGAAAAGGTGGAGGAACTGGAGGAGCACCTGTCCCAT GTGACGGAGAAGCTGCTGGAGGTGGAGAATGAAACAATGATGAAAGTGGCTGATCTGGAGAAGATAGTCATTCAGAAAGATAAGGACCTGCATGTGATACGG GAGACATATGAGTCAACCAACACCCAGGTTAACACCCTGAGGAGGATGATAAAAGAGAAGGATGCTGCCTCCCAGAGACACTTCAACATCGAGAGGCGTCTGCTGGAACTGGAGCAGCAGGGCACCATCCGTCTGCACAAGAAGCCTGACGGAGACATCACCATCGAGCCTCTTGGTGTCGGAGGATCGGGCGGAGTAGGAAGTGGCCTTGGCATCCCACTGGGAAACATCGGGCAGCTGTCTTTGGGTTCAACAATCGGTTTAACAGAACCAGGAGGAGCGGACACCAGTTTACCACCAGCAAGTGAAgcacctccccctcctcccccacctCCACCGCCTCCACCACCTCTTCCCTCCACCTCAG GCCCATGTGCACCGatcccaccacctcctcctcttgctcCACCTCTGCCAGATGCTTGTCCTTCTCCCTCTGTAATCCTTAGTCTGGGTCTCTCAG CTATCAGAATCAAGAAGCCCATCAAGACCAAGTTCCGCCTGCCTGTGTTTAACTGGACAGCCTTGAAACCCAATCAGATCAAAGGCACAGTCTTCAACGAGATCGATGATGAACGGGTGCTAGAG GAGCTGGATCTGGAGAGGTTTGAGGAGATGTTTAAGACCAGAGCCCAGGGTCCCATAGTGGATATCACCTGCACAAAGAGCAAAGTAGCCCAGAAAGCCGTGAACAAAGTCACACTTCTGGACGCCAACCGCTCTAAGAACTTGGCGATCACGCTGCGCAAGGCTAACAAGACCACAGAGGAGATCTGCAAAGCAATAGAGAA GTTTGACCTGAAGGCCTTACCTGTGGACTTTGTGGAGTGCCTGATGCGTTTCCTGCCCACCGAGTCAGAGGTGAAGGTGATGCGTCAGTATGAGCGTGAGCGACGTCCACTGGACCAGCTTGCAGAGGAAGATCGCTTCATGTTATTGTTCAGCAAGATTGAGAGGCTCACACAGAGAATGAACATCATCACCTTTGTGGGGAACTTCTCGGACAACATCAACATGCTCACACCACAGCTTAACGGAATCATTGCTGCTTCAGGATCAGTGAAATCCTCACCAAAGTTAAAGAAAATGCTTGAG ATCATCTTGGCCTTGGGAAACTACATGAACAGCAGCAAGCGAGGCTGTGTTTATGGCTTCAAATTACAAAGTCTAGATCTG CTGCTGGACACTAAGTCTACAGACAGGAAGATGACGCTGCTCCACTACATAGCTCTAATTGTGAAAGAGAAGTACCCTGAGCTTGCCAACTTCCACAATGAGCTGCACTTTGTGGATAAAGCTGCTGCAG TATCCTTGGAAAACGTGCTGCTGGATGTTCGAGAGCTGGGGAAAGGTATGGACCTGATCCGCAGAGAGTGCAGCCTGCACGATCATTCGGTCCTGAAAGGCTTTGTGCAGGCCAGCGACACACCACTGGAAAAGCTGCAAAAAGATGCCAAGACAGCAGAG GAAGCCTTTAACAATGTGGTGAACTACTTTGGAGAGAGTGCCAAGACGACTCCACCCTCAGTGTTCTTCCCAGTGTTTGTGCGCTTCATTAAGGCCTACAAG GATGCAGTGGAGGGAAACGAACAGAGGAAAAAGCAGGAGCAAGCAATGAGAGAGAAATTGCTGGCTCAGGAGGCTAAACAGCATGACCCCAAG GTCCAGGCTCAGAAGAAGAGGCACCAACAGCAGGAGCTGATTGCAGAGCTGCGCAAGCGTCAAGCCAAAGACCACCGACCCGTGTACGAGGGCAAGGACGGCACTATTGAAGACATCATCACAG tcCTGAAGAGCGTGCCCTTCACAGCCCGCACTGCTAAACGCGGCTCACGGTTCTTCTGTGAAGCCAACCTCTGTGACGACGCCAACTGCTAG